ATCATCGTGGTCACTATATGAAACAAGGGAGGGCGAGAGCGAGTTTCTCTAGTCCTACTACTAGTTTTTGTTGTTATGCTTACTTAGTAGTTTTGTTGCATGCCTCTAAGTTTATCTAGTTCTACTAGTAGATTTTTCTAGAACTGctatatttgtactccctccggtcctttttacttcgcatattagatttgTCCGAAGTCAAACTTTGCTAACTTTGGCCAAATTTATAATAGAAACTATTAACATCTAAAATACctaataaatataatataaaaatatattcaaAGATGGATCTattgatattggtgttgttatgtgaatgttaatATATTTttatctataaacttggtcaaactttaaaaagtttgacttcagacaaacctaatatgcagagtaaaaaggaccggagggagtatcatgTTATTCTTTTGTTTTACCGAATTATTTTGTATTTATAAAGAATTAATTAAAATCTCTCATTCATCGCCACTCCTTTGGTCGATAATTTTGATCCTACACTTTGCGATGTGGGTTTGGTCGACGGTCATTTGCATGAAGTTGGAGTCGCTTGCTCAGGGAGAAGTGTTGACGATGACATCAATGTGCAACCTCAACAAGACTTTTTtgtttgtatgtgtgtgtgtgtgtgtttgtgtgtgtgtgtgtgtgtgtgtgtgtgtgtgtgtttaagtaTGCCAAATCAGCGGGTTATGCCAGTTTTTGCCTGACTTTTCGTTAATTAACCAGACAAATCTTTTCTTCTTAACTAATAGATGAGGCAAATAGTTATCGCCGTCCCTAAATAAATAAAACTAACATGATTCAAGCGTCTCACTCATAGAAAATATTATGATACCAACACCTATAACTTACCCAAGTTTGCATAGGCTCCGTGAAAGCACATTCCAAGTAACCAGGTTCAATATAGCTATCCGGACCTGCCGCCCAGTGAAAGCATACTCATAATGCAATAATATATGCATCCGACTCAAAAAATCAATGGCACACTTCaagaactaaaaaaataaaacctCCCACACATGAAAGTGAAAAGAAAACTAGCAAGATGTCCTATCCCACATCTATACGATTAAAAAAGCATAACCCGGTAGAAATCCAACGAAGCTAAAAGATATTTGTCGAACACTTCCAACAAGACGAGCTCAAAGGCATTGCTCCAATTATCAAGGGGGCTATGGGCAGGAGTTATCGACATTGATGAAAAACTTCAGTGCGTGGGAATTTACTTGCATAGCGTCATTTCAGCGATAAAAACATGATGAATAGACTGAGTGTGTGTTGCGAGTAACATTTCCACACTAGCATTGCCTTGTTTGAATTCTATCGGATAACACGAACGAAGTGTCTGATTTACATATCAATTTCAATAGAAAGAGTACTCCTGCCATGCATGCCGGAAACACCGTAAGCCCTACCTTCGCGCTTACGAAGGAGAGCTCCAAATTGCAAAATCTCCTGGCTACATGATGCGCCTTCTAGAATACACATGCATTTACATAAATTTAGTTGCACAACTGTTCGTTAAATACTccctccgaaaatacttgtcggagaaatggataaatTTTCGAATGGAGAGAGTAACAATGATTTTACGCAAATATATGTAAGCACCGTTTCACATTTTTAGTACTCTGTTGACACGGGAGGCATAAAAGCAGAAAActcatactacagaattcatgttcGATCGAACAAGGGTGCTCACGAAACCGATAGGATCCAGTTATCCAGGCAACGGAATTAGTAGGACTAGTCGAGCGAGCATTTGTTTTCACCGGATAGCTTTACAAACTAGATGATGCCTCAACGCGTTGCTGTGGGAAATTTGCTAAAAGAATGCATAAAAGTTGCTACAAAAACATCTATGACTAATGAGAAGCAAATCTAAGCTTAAAAATGAAAGTGAAACACAAAGGGTATACAAAGAGAAAAAATGAATTTTAATTAGAAGAATATCATTTGTAACAAAAAATAATATGAATGTGAACTACATAGGTATGATGCAAACGATCAACACATATATTCTCAAAACAAAATCTAATGAAAAAACTAACTTATGATAACATGCATGAATTGATgatgtgatgcatgcatgcatgcatacactAATGCAAAAACAATGTAACTTGTGACTTGCAtggcatactccctccgtccggtgaagAATGTACATCTAGCTTCAAAATTTGTTTACAAAAGAGTGTACTTACTACTATATCTTTCCAATGCACTTTAAAGTAGGAAAAATACTTCTCTCTCttcacacggtaatcaagaccaatagcaATCTACGAATGGTCTTCTTAATTTCTACACACACTTAGCTCATTGAGGGTTAAGTAATTAAAGATGAGAGAGATGGTGGCTTGCACCTTTTCAATGCATTTTTTACTCAAGTCCATAATTTTGTCCAGTTAGTgggtagttagggcatctccagccgcgcccccaacaagcccccccaggccactttttcggcgccggcgccaaaaaaacggcccagtcgcgcccccaggacgcagaaaatcgccggttcggaccttttttccgctCGGCGgccacaggccgaacccggcacaCTGGGGAgtagttgggggctccggcgctagggaaaagcacgcctggcccacaccgacaggggaaaagtcaaggttttcttccccctaCTCACCTCGCACCCCTCGCGCCCTCGgtcaccactagctatatcccggcgacggccgccgccctactccgctagatagccattccccgccggaaaatagcagcgcttcgccgcggcagcccctcccacagcagttgggcgtttccggccgccgtttccggccgcggaggcgcggtttaacggcgggtacacgcccaccgagcgcaaggtgttcggcgttttgcctgtctcggcgatggactcggatgaggaggaagagctcgccgcgctgctggaggaggaagccgcggccgacgtccaggaagaagagcatctcatggtgctcgcgcgccctcgcccagctgctggcgagcaatgaaaagccgtggcgaggtggctcggcgccggggcgggtgaaagcaaagaaccggcatcgtctccaaggccactgcatgctctactccgactacttcgccgatgctccacttcatggcgagagaacatttcggtgccgttatcggatgagccgaaagctcttcctcaggattgtgaattccatccgggagttcgacaactacttcaagtgcaagatggattgcactggcgctcttggattcacctccatccagaagtgcacgacagcgatgaggatgcttgcacatggagctcccagtgattcactcgacgactatgggcgcatggccgagtccaccagcatagagtgtttctacaagttctgtcgggcagtggtggcagtgtttgggccacaatacttgagaacacccaatgcggaagacactgctcggatcctagcccagaatgcagcaagagaattttctgggatgcttggaagcatcgactgcatgcattggaaatggaagaattgcccatttggttggcaggggatgtacaaaggcgccaaaggcggttgcagtgtggtgcttgaggcggtagccacacaggacctttggatttggcactccttctttggtatgccaggaactcacaatgacatcagcgtgctgcagtgctcttttgtttttgccaagctcgttgagggccattctcctccggtgaacttcgagatcaatgggcaccaatacaacaaggggtactatctagctgacggcatctatccgagatggtcgacatttgtgaagacgatctcaaaccctgtggcaggaggcaagaacgcctggtttgcgaagctttaggaggcttgcaggaaggatgtcgagcgggcatttggtgtgctccaatctcgatttgctgttgttcggtaccccgctcagacctggtccaaagatcaaatgtgggagattatgacttgctgtgtcatcttgcacaacatgatcatcgagagcgagcaagaagacccagtgtttgacactgaaccatactacaggcagggtcctctagccgaagttgatcaccagctaccggcaacttggactgcctatctcagtatgcgtcaggagatccgagacccacaggtgcatcatcaactgcagaaagatctgattgagcacctatgaagGCTCAAGGAGGACGCcatgtgatgaaatacgagtttttatttgttgaactatataatttgtattgaactatttgttgttgtactattttgttgaagtatttgatttttctgtgatgaaatatgtgataagaaataattgtgttgataattgaacgccgagacacggcgaaaccacgccgaatatgtgcctattctcgcccatatgggccgtttattcgccgaaattggaCTGCAAAGTGAGCCAATTTCGGtgcctgggggcgacgactgggcgcaaaaccgcctcgagcgccgattgtatcgccggctcgcccccagggggcgatttttatgcgtcctggggggccaacggccggAGATGCCCTTACATTTCTAGAAAAAATAGCTAGTGAGTTGTATCTATTTAGAATAGTGGGTTGtacctatttaggaatagaagatatcACTAGCGACCAGTTCAGCTGGTGCAAGATTTTTGAGCCCAGACCGGGGAGAAGAAATGTGGGGGCATCTTTTCCAGTTCGATCACAGATTCCGCTGCACCAATCACAGACCACGCGCTCAGGTTTCGGAATCTCAGCAGCTCTGCTGGCTTTCGGCCACCACGGAACGGCAGACGGCAGAGAGCAGAGCAGCGACGGCGGGCCCGCGCCGCAGCCACCGCGCCCACAATCCACATGCCGCTCCCCGTTCACTCTCCAGCGCCTTCCTCCCTCCCCGTTctccccctcccctctctctctcccacgcctcTTATCGCTTCCGAGCTCTCATGGCCGCACACCCCGCGCGCTAAGCAAGCCTGACAGCCCGACCCCATGAGGCAGCCGCACCTCCTCTCGCCGCAGCGGCTCTCCCCCTCGCccgtcctctccccccacttctcgCCGCCCTGCGCGGCGCAGGGCGGCTCGCCGTGGCGGTGGCGCCACCGCCGGGCCTTCCACCCGCCGCTCTCCTCGCTGCGGGAGTCCGACAAGGGCACGCTGCGCAAGGCCTCGCCCAACCTCCCCTtccggctcggcggcggcggcggcgggggcgacgaccgccgctccgccgccgaccgggagaagaaggggaaggagaaggaggaggaagagggcgaagGGTTCTCGGGGGCCCTCACCGGGACGCTGCTCGCCGGGGCGGTGCTGGTCGGGGTCGTAGGGGGGTTCGGGGCCGCCGGGTACGTGTACAAGGACCAGATCAATACCTTcctcacgcacttctccgggttcatTGAGGGTAATGGAACCAACAATCCAGCTGTGCTCCCACCTCTGCTTGCTTTGCACTACCACTTGTTTGGCCTAAGCTGTGCTCTTAGTAGTACTGAAATTAGTGAAATGTCTTGCGAATTCTGCGTTCAAATATAGCTAGTGATTCTGGTGCTTAGATAATACTACATACTACTCCGTAGTGGCGCATGATAGCAAGACCACTGGGTCGCAGAACTAACTATTCACATATCTGCTGATTCTTGTTGATCATTACGAAATCTTTCAAGTAAACGCCTTCCTTGGACATTTTTAGTTAAACTTCTATATTACTTTGCATGAACAGGCTATGGCACTGCTGGGTACGCGTTGTTTATACTTGCCTATGCAGGATTGGAGGTACGTTCTTCAATTATCAACCTTAgtcatctactccctccattccaaattactcgtcgcggaaatggatgtatctagaactaaaatacatctagacacatccatttctgcgacgagtaattcggaacggagggagtaccttcttGTCAAGGTGTATGCTCATTTCCACCTAAACTAGCTATTCCACTACAGATGATAATACAAGGTTGCCTTATCAGCACGACAGTTGGGCAGTTGTTCTGAAATGTTTACACAACCTAATGTTCACGATAAGCTAAAAATGCATCAATGCTCCTTGTGTATGCAGCTGTCACATAAATGCCTAGGCACTAGATCATCTTTATGACTTTATTTTTTGGGGGTTGGTGAAACAAAAATTGGTGGGTCCACATTTGATCCTTTTGGCTATGAATCTTAGACCTTTTGCATAACATCAGGGTTGCAACTTTGGATTAATACTAATGATAGTGTTTGTTCGATTCAGGTTCTTGCAATTCCAGCAGTACCGTTGACCATGTCTGCAGGTCTATTATTCGGTAGTGTTACTGGTACTATTATGGTTTCAATCAGTGGGACAGTAAGTAACTTCAACATAAAGAACATTTCTGTTTTCATTCTGCCGCTGTGCATTTTCTCATTGAACTTTGTTGACTGTATAGCTAGCTGCCGCTGTGGCCTTTCTCATTGCTAGATACTTTGCCAGAGAGCGTATTCTTAAGATGGTAGAAGGAAACAAGAAGTTTCTGGCAATTGATAAAGCGATAGGTGAAAATGGTTTCAAGGTTGTGACTCTGCTTCGCTTGAGTCCCCTATTACCTTTCTCCCTTGGGAACTACCTGTACGGTTTGACTTCAGTCAAGTTCTTACCCTACGTGTTGGGCAGGTTAGTTTCTGCTCCCACTTCCTTATATTATTTTGGCATTCTCCGTGAATCTAACAGAAATAATGAAGTACATATTCCTGCACACAGAAAAACTAAGTACATGGCCTTAAACTTCTATTCCACAGAGCAAACTGCACTCATTGAGAAATTTAGCTGTTCTTAACGACCTATTAACTTAAAAGTTTCATATGCATGATTCATGATGCACTGTAGTAATGTTATTACAGACGCATGCGATTTACAAAATCAAAGGAGTAGCAAATACCATATACCTGGTTAAGGGACTGACAACTTTCTGATCCACTACAAATTGAGCATTCCTTTGTGAAGGAATATCACACAGAAAATTTTGCCATCAGtatatattttttctataaagcAATTTTACCTCAGATATTGCTTTTGTACGTATGCAGTTGGTTGGGTATGCTTCCAGGAACATGGGCCTATGTCAGTGCTGGTGCATTTGGGCGAGCTATAATCGTAAGTTCGTAAACCGTTGACCTTTTCTGAGTTCACCTTTTCTTTGCAAACTTGCTTTTGTTGCTACATCAGGGATACTGCTCCACAATACAATATATACTCTTTCAAGCCATCAAAAATGCTTTACATACTGAGGTGTTTGGTTGGGTGACTTTTGCCCGTCATCCGGTTACAGCGTGATCTGAAAACTTTACGCGCATTTGGTAACGCGGCGCCGTAGTCGGCTACACCGTAAACGAGTCTCGTCACGATCTGTTCCTAAACAGGCCAAATCCCTCTCCATGATTCGTTTATTGCTCTAGTTAATCGTCGCCAAGATCATGTTACTTGTTCCTGGCTTCGATTCTGCGTGATTTTTTGCCTTTTTGCAATCTGATTACTTAGCAGATCCAAACACAGTTGTAACTTGATTCCTTTACAAGCATGAAACAAACAGAAGAGCAAATGCTCCTGTTACGCCATGATCCCACCGATACCTGTTTCCGTTACCAGTCCCGTTACCTTTGGTTGTACCAAACATCTCTATGTGTTCTCTACGCTTATATAGAATAGTACTACTTCCTTTAAACTAATATAGGACGTTTTAGAGACTTGTGTCATGTGTCAAGTCTCTAAAACGTCATATATTACTTTACAAAGGGAGTAGCTTATAAGAACCGTCTCCATCCCATGGATATGGGGGTGTCTTGCAGCATGTCGACGTTATGTCTGCTTTCTAGTGAAGTGTCCAGAATGGAATATCACTTGTATATATCAAAATGCGGACACCTTAATCCAACTCAAGGCACCCCTTAGTCTATAGTGTGCTTTGATGTTGCTGGTAGCAGCTCAAATATTTCAGCAAAGTATTAGAACATGGTGTTTCATTTGGTACTTTGAAAATTCAGTTGTATGTGTAGTCAGGACGGTTGAACTATAGAGGCACCGGAGTTCAAACCTAATAAAAATAAACTTTCTTGAGTGAAACAATGAtgaactcataaggttgatgagaTCTTTTTTTTATCAAGTGGCTTGAATACTTGGAACCATGACATGGCTCCCTCGTTTTGCAGCAAGATGAGACGGAAATCGGTTTGGGAGGAAACAACCAGCTATTGACACTGGGCATAGGGCTATTAGTTACAGCCGTTGCTGCTACTTATGTAACACGGCTTGCTAAGGTAATTAAGCTTTTGTGGTATATGTATATAACAGTAGAAATCAATCACTGAGATGTGTTATTTTCTTTTTGTCAACCTCGGCTACTATTGCTAACTGCTTCTCCCCTTTGTTTTCCAGGATGCTGTAAAGGATGTTGACGACGAATAGAATGGTAGGATTACATAGCAAAAGGGCCATTCAAATAGCAACGTAGCACGAGAATGTACAACACTGGCATCTTTTGGTGCAATCTAATCTAGAAATACAAGCGATTGTCAGACGGAAAATATTGTCTCTTCTCAGTGTCCTCATCCAGCTCTCCCATACACATCCCTACGCTGGATCTGTCAAAAATCAAAAATGAGGCGAGGATTGTTTTTTGCTGTACCTACTCTGCCAGCGCCGAACTTACCAGTAGTCGACACGCACAATCCTTCATATGATGGAAGCAGTTGGCGTCCCTCAGTATGATCTCCCTGCCGTACGCCTCGGTGACCATCTTGATCGCGGCGTGGCAGTCGCCGCGCACCCGGAGGTTCTCCTTGGGCTTGTTGCTTAAGCATCTTCCTTCAAGAATATTAGGACGTGTTTGGTAGTCTGCATGAGGCCTGGCCTGACTCGCGCGGGACGAAAATAGACCGATTGGTTGTTTGCTTTCATTGTTCGGCCCGCATGGCACGAAACTTAAAGCACTCCTGGGCCTAGCTCCCTGTGAACGCTTGAATCGGTAGTTTCTCCAGGGCCAGACCCGAGCGGTGCacgtgggcggcggcggctgcacgcGCGCGGCCACGCTTGAGAAGCCGCGTTGCTTCCCAAAGCGTCGGCACTTATTAGGCTCATTGCTCCCTCTCCCTACTCTCCCCCACTCCCCCAACTCTCACCGGCGGCAGCGGGTCAGAGCAGAGCAAGAAGACCATCAGACTCCATCACCGGCGAGCGGATCATCACTTGGCTCGCGGCAATGGCGGTAAGCACTTCTCTCTGTTCGACATGCAGAATATTTTCCCGTTCGATCCGGCGATAGATTTGATCCACGACGAAGGGGAATAGGGAATAGAGGTAGATAAGCATGTAGAGGTAGTTCATACGAGTTCATAGTACTTCAAACTAGTTCATGCAAGATCGGAATAGAGGTAGATGCGGATGCAGAAGGGGGATTGGGGGTACACAACGGACACCGGCTCACCGCGGAGGCCATCACGGGCGTGCGAAGCGGCCGGTCGAGCCgctggccttcatcttcttcttcatcgccgtGCGGGCCTgcgggtcgtcgtcgtcgtcctcggcggAGTCGAGGTCGATCTGCCAGGTACGACGGCCTGGCTCTGGCGCCCTCGCTGGCATCTGCACCGGTTCTtcctcctccttaggctccccATCGATGACCGCCGGCGGCGCGATTGTCGTCTCCTAGTACACTGCGACACAACGGTCATTAGGAGCCCAATAGTTCTTGTACTTGCACCACTTCTTCCTCTGTTTAGCATCGTCGGAAACGGCCTGATTCATGGCCCAACGAATGATGTCAACTGCTATCGCGCCCTTCGCTGGGTCAGGTATCAGCGTCTTCAGCTCTTGTGCAGTGGCCTTCATGAGCACTGCATTAGATTCCTTCTGCATGTCAGGCATGGagcccgtcggtgtcaaaaccggcggatctcggatagggggtcccgaactgtgcgtctaaggtcgatggtaacatgagacaggagacacgatgtttacccagattccGGCTGTTGAGgcgtatctctctcaaggtagttttggtgattgatgacaacatgtttgcggactaatcatgtgctttgagtagttcacagattcatccttggcacgagatGTTTTCCTCCCttcggagtgtcattcaagacggtgtagctttttcgtttctctctcggtggactagttgcgtagagggcaccgttctatcaagagggggtccgctggggtattgcatgggtggaatcaacacgtacacatcagcttctcaccctccgagctcttCCACTTCTtggaagagatctctcctcttttCTATGTCCTGTCTGggttccagcggtagtaccacgcaacccagcggtagtaccgctgaggagtcacaagcggcagtaccgctccgcagcggtagtaccgcccgtgactccacaacagtagtaccgctggggtgcctggcaccaccgcctcgtcctcagcctctatggagagatcctctctctcttatgtgtcccagcggtagtatcgccgaagggtcacaagtggcagtaccgctccgcagcggtagtaccgcccgtgaccccgctgccatagtaccgctgggctgtctggctcctaccgcctcgactcaagGGCTCTTTtcttgtgtcgggttttgcggcactagttgcggttgtagaggcggtagtaccgtttcaggagcggtagtatcgcccttaccaccgcggtagtaccgcgctgggtccAATTCCCTACTAGTCTTCTCTGCGCGGCAGTACTGCTggctggagcggcagtaccgctgggctagcggtagtaccgccccctctcagcggtagtaccgccctgtgcggggctggttggtggggcaacggttggtttgttgcccccactataaaagggggtccccttcttctcctttgacccacctcttccccctcaagctccattaatgctcaagctccattaaatgctccaagctctattttcgcccgatctatctctctagccaatcaaacttgttgatttgctcgggagtggttgagaaggccccgatctacacttccaccaagggattttcgattcccccactcatccctagcggatcttgttactcttgggtgtttgagcaccctagacggttgaggtcgccacggagccatagtccattgtggtgaagcttcgtggttttgttgggagcctccgattaagttgtggagattgccccaaccttgtttgtaaaggttcggtcgccgccttcaagggcaccaatagtggaatcacgacatctcgcattgtgtgagggcgtgaggagaatatggtggccctagtggcttcttggggagcattgtgcctccacaccgctctaacggagacgtacttcccctcaaaaggaaggaacttcggtaacacatcctcgtcttcaccggatccactcttggttatctcttacctttacttgtgcatgctctttagtgttacttctcttgcttacttgtatgcttgttgttattgcatcatataggttgctcatctagttgcacatctagacaaccttctttgatgcaaagtttaatttgataaaagaaaagttaaaaattggtagttgcctattcaccccccctctagtcaaccatatcgatcctttcaattggtatcagagcctcgtctctttattaaggactttaccgtccaaagagtatggttgatatcgtagacggtgtggagggacactccggtgtgaattcgaccttgtctacgggcgatgggggaacctcggtctctcgtgaggagttcaatgtggccttggagacattgaaaacctccatgacgaccaaggtggaaagcatgtttactaaatttcttgaggggcttaaactatccaccgcaccgttgaaagtgggtgaccccatcgacaaggtgacggatgctatccccgacaagggggaagctagtagtgaaaaggatccttcttctagtggtaaaaatggcaccggcatctttgctcatgtggaacgaccacttgtttatggtggaccggttccttctactcatttgaatcatgccggtcctccccctaagattgtgaaaaatgaggactttaattcttgggtttaccgctttaaacgtcatttaaatcatgtgaacactaacctttagagaatcattaaagaaggtttctatccgcatgatccaagcaacttcactcctcgagaagccgtggataatcaattcaatgagaatgctctcttcatcattcaagatgcaattccacccaaagacctacctcatctttgtcctttcgccttggccaaagatgcatggtattgtgttgtctctctctaccggggaagcgcaagcattcaacgctccaactatgaagtggtgcaagatgaggccgatgagtttgctatgaaagaagatgaagaacctcgtgagctttatcggagagtagccaaactcgcggtc
The Triticum dicoccoides isolate Atlit2015 ecotype Zavitan chromosome 3A, WEW_v2.0, whole genome shotgun sequence genome window above contains:
- the LOC119269936 gene encoding TVP38/TMEM64 family membrane protein slr0305-like; the encoded protein is MRQPHLLSPQRLSPSPVLSPHFSPPCAAQGGSPWRWRHRRAFHPPLSSLRESDKGTLRKASPNLPFRLGGGGGGGDDRRSAADREKKGKEKEEEEGEGFSGALTGTLLAGAVLVGVVGGFGAAGYVYKDQINTFLTHFSGFIEGYGTAGYALFILAYAGLEVLAIPAVPLTMSAGLLFGSVTGTIMVSISGTLAAAVAFLIARYFARERILKMVEGNKKFLAIDKAIGENGFKVVTLLRLSPLLPFSLGNYLYGLTSVKFLPYVLGSWLGMLPGTWAYVSAGAFGRAIIQDETEIGLGGNNQLLTLGIGLLVTAVAATYVTRLAKDAVKDVDDE